A genomic stretch from Petrimonas mucosa includes:
- a CDS encoding SusC/RagA family TonB-linked outer membrane protein: protein MAQRGSIELHLKGKTLLEVLTTVENQTDYKFVYNNKEVDVTRKINIDTEFESIDEFTSTILGDYNVTVRGNNIIITPKTSFAGTNVLMSQQPAQRNVIGQIVDAETGESIIGANIWIRESARGTVTDIDGNFSIPISNNSTVLVVTYIGYEELVIEVGSRTNLGVIQLKASQATLDEVVVVGYGTQTKESVIGAISTVSIDELKVPSSKISNVLAGRLAGVVSVTRTGEPGAGSEFYIRGISTFGANRNPLVLVDGIERSLDLVDPEDIESFSVLKDATATAVYGVRGANGVILITTRNGMEGRPKVNLRVEKGFTGPTKLPKMVNSAQFAELYNEASNSNYYTSEVIDHYMNGTDPDLYPNVDWVKSLYDDLAQNTRVNVNISGGGSLARYYIAGSLYDEGSIFKTEQANTYDSSLNYRKINFRANVDLDLTSTTILNVNLANVYETRRRPGASMGDIWYYAFATSPNAFPDRYSDGKFSGPQSGSGYNPYNLLMHSGYANDYWNSAQSLIGVTQNLGDLVTPGLKANIKFSWDAYNSGTITRDFNPQQWLATGRNELGEIEYNETNRGQESLGYSRALDGRRTYYLEGSINYDKVIADRHRIGSLLLYNQKQTNYLNAGDGIGSLPYRTQGIAGRVTYSFDDKYFAEFNMGYNGSENFARGQRFGFFPAGAVGYLISNEDFWAPLADVVDVLKFKSSYGLVGNDQIGGGRRFIYEETIITEGNNYSFGSTGQYAPGRIRMGEPANPYVSWERAYKFNVGAEIKFFNALKIETDYFHEKREGIFMQRAGLSDLVGLSTTPWVNVGKMENQGFDASLQFDKKVGEVQLSALGNFTYSQNIIIDNDEPDWNYKYRNRIGKPYGQPFGLVALGLFESQEEIDNSPKQDFGPVRPGDIKYLDVNGDGVVDTSDEIAIGYPAVPQVNYGFGLNAQWSGFDASVFFQGIGRTSLFVSGGSIYGFTSGSLTRSAINEDVYLNRWTVDNPNPNAKYPRLDIQNNQNNNRTSTFRMHDASFLRLKNAEIGYTLPRKVTENFYVSNLRVYMSGVNLLTFSRFKLWDPERGGGEGAAYPPNRMFTLGINVYF from the coding sequence ATGGCACAGAGAGGAAGCATCGAACTACACTTGAAGGGCAAAACTCTGTTAGAGGTACTTACTACCGTTGAAAATCAAACCGACTATAAATTTGTATATAACAACAAGGAGGTAGATGTAACACGGAAGATCAATATCGATACTGAATTTGAGTCGATAGATGAGTTTACAAGTACCATATTAGGTGACTACAATGTCACGGTAAGAGGGAATAATATCATCATTACTCCTAAAACTTCCTTTGCCGGCACCAATGTGCTGATGTCTCAGCAACCTGCGCAAAGAAATGTAATTGGGCAGATTGTTGATGCAGAGACTGGAGAAAGCATCATCGGTGCAAACATCTGGATCAGAGAAAGTGCCAGGGGAACTGTTACTGATATTGATGGAAATTTTTCCATACCCATATCCAACAACTCAACTGTTCTTGTGGTAACATACATTGGATATGAAGAGCTAGTGATAGAGGTTGGCAGCAGGACAAACCTTGGCGTCATTCAATTGAAAGCTTCACAAGCAACTCTCGATGAAGTGGTTGTAGTTGGTTACGGAACACAGACAAAAGAGAGTGTTATTGGTGCAATATCTACCGTCAGCATTGATGAACTGAAAGTGCCTAGCAGCAAGATAAGCAACGTTCTGGCAGGTCGTCTTGCCGGAGTTGTATCGGTAACACGTACAGGTGAACCTGGAGCTGGATCGGAGTTCTATATCCGTGGTATTTCAACATTTGGTGCAAATAGAAACCCATTGGTGCTGGTTGATGGAATTGAGAGAAGCCTTGACCTGGTTGACCCTGAAGATATCGAGTCATTTTCTGTCTTGAAGGATGCTACGGCTACAGCCGTTTATGGAGTCAGAGGTGCCAATGGTGTCATACTGATCACAACAAGAAATGGCATGGAGGGCAGACCCAAAGTGAATTTAAGGGTTGAAAAGGGGTTCACCGGCCCGACCAAACTTCCCAAGATGGTAAATTCGGCCCAGTTTGCCGAATTGTACAATGAAGCATCAAACAGCAACTACTACACTTCGGAGGTTATAGACCATTATATGAATGGTACGGATCCTGATCTATATCCCAATGTTGACTGGGTTAAAAGTCTTTATGATGATTTGGCTCAGAACACCCGGGTGAATGTGAACATTTCTGGTGGTGGTAGTCTGGCACGATATTATATAGCCGGATCGCTTTATGATGAAGGATCCATCTTCAAGACAGAACAGGCCAATACCTATGATTCATCACTGAATTACAGGAAGATCAACTTCCGTGCAAATGTGGACCTGGACCTGACTTCAACCACCATACTCAATGTAAATCTGGCCAACGTATATGAAACAAGACGCCGGCCGGGAGCATCGATGGGTGATATCTGGTATTATGCCTTTGCAACATCGCCCAATGCATTTCCAGACCGTTATTCCGATGGCAAATTCTCCGGTCCCCAATCTGGTTCGGGCTACAACCCATATAACCTGTTGATGCATTCGGGATATGCAAACGACTACTGGAACTCGGCCCAGTCCCTGATAGGTGTGACACAGAATTTAGGCGATCTGGTAACTCCTGGATTGAAGGCCAATATTAAATTTTCATGGGATGCCTATAACTCCGGTACCATAACCAGGGACTTCAACCCTCAGCAATGGCTTGCAACAGGACGAAATGAGCTTGGCGAAATTGAATATAACGAAACCAACAGAGGGCAGGAGTCGCTTGGCTATTCAAGGGCGCTGGATGGACGTCGCACCTACTATCTGGAGGGTTCAATCAATTACGATAAGGTGATTGCTGACAGGCATAGAATTGGATCGCTGTTGCTATATAACCAAAAACAGACCAACTATCTCAATGCAGGCGATGGAATTGGAAGTTTGCCATACAGGACCCAAGGTATTGCCGGCAGGGTAACATACTCATTTGATGACAAGTATTTTGCCGAATTCAACATGGGTTATAACGGCAGTGAGAACTTTGCTCGCGGACAAAGATTTGGCTTCTTCCCTGCTGGTGCAGTTGGCTATCTGATTTCTAATGAAGATTTCTGGGCTCCGCTTGCCGATGTTGTGGATGTATTGAAATTCAAATCCTCTTATGGCCTTGTAGGTAATGATCAGATTGGTGGTGGACGCAGGTTCATTTATGAAGAAACGATCATTACCGAAGGCAACAATTACAGCTTTGGGAGCACAGGCCAGTACGCACCGGGCAGAATCAGGATGGGAGAGCCTGCAAACCCGTATGTAAGCTGGGAGCGGGCTTATAAATTCAATGTTGGAGCTGAAATAAAGTTCTTCAATGCTCTCAAGATCGAAACGGACTATTTCCATGAAAAGAGAGAGGGCATCTTCATGCAAAGAGCCGGGCTATCCGACCTGGTGGGCCTTTCTACAACACCATGGGTCAACGTTGGTAAGATGGAGAATCAAGGTTTTGATGCTTCATTGCAATTTGACAAGAAAGTTGGTGAAGTTCAGTTATCAGCATTGGGCAATTTTACCTATTCACAAAACATAATTATTGATAATGATGAGCCCGACTGGAACTACAAGTATCGAAACAGGATCGGCAAACCATATGGTCAACCGTTTGGATTGGTAGCACTTGGACTTTTTGAGAGTCAGGAAGAGATAGATAATAGCCCCAAACAAGATTTTGGACCTGTTCGTCCCGGTGACATCAAGTATCTTGATGTTAATGGTGATGGTGTTGTAGACACCTCGGATGAAATTGCAATAGGATATCCGGCTGTTCCACAGGTGAACTATGGTTTCGGCCTGAATGCCCAATGGAGTGGTTTTGATGCGTCGGTATTCTTCCAGGGGATTGGCAGAACATCCCTGTTTGTGAGTGGAGGTTCCATATATGGATTTACTTCCGGTAGTTTGACCCGCTCGGCAATCAATGAAGATGTCTACCTTAACAGATGGACAGTAGATAACCCCAACCCCAATGCGAAATATCCGCGCCTGGATATCCAGAACAACCAGAACAACAATCGGACCTCTACATTCAGAATGCATGATGCAAGCTTTTTACGCTTGAAAAATGCAGAAATTGGTTATACATTACCCCGGAAGGTTACCGAGAATTTTTATGTCAGCAACCTGAGAGTTTACATGTCAGGCGTCAACCTCCTTACATTCAGCAGATTCAAACTATGGGATCCGGAAAGAGGCGGCGGTGAAGGTGCTGCTTATCCTCCCAACAGGATGTTTACACTTGGTATTAATGTCTATTTTTAA